The Argiope bruennichi chromosome 9, qqArgBrue1.1, whole genome shotgun sequence genome contains a region encoding:
- the LOC129985054 gene encoding gastrula zinc finger protein XlCGF8.2DB-like, with the protein MADNLPDLPLNYTNITGASLEFPEENHAASFLAYYHLNETDGDKNMRDSLSILKEKNFKCARCLKSFRYRTSLFQHVCEGGLQKGFRCKECGKTLARKSSLIGHLRIHTGEKPFKCEHCGKAFTHKHHLHSHMHRHRE; encoded by the exons ATGG CTGATAATTTGCCTGATCTTCCATTGAACTATACAAACATCACTGGTGCATCATTGGAATTTCCTGAAGAAAATCATGCTGCTAGCTTTTTGGCTTACTATCATCTGAATGAAACTGATGGTGATAAAAATATGAGAGACTCACTttctattttgaaggaaaaaaatttcaaatgtgctCGATGCCTGAAATCATTTCGATATCGGACCAGTTTGTTTCAGCATGTTTGTGAAGGTGGCCTTCAAAAAGGTTTTCGGTGCAAGGAATGCGGGAAGACATTGGCTAGAAAAAGCAGCTTGATTGGTCATTTAAGAATCCATACTGGAGAAAAGCCATTTAAATGTGAGCATTGTGGCAAAGCATTTACACATAAACATCATCTTCATAGCCACATGCATCGACATAGAGAATAA
- the LOC129984548 gene encoding SPRY domain-containing SOCS box protein 3-like has protein sequence MFRTLIQETSAPNLGRHRSLIEALFGVKNDHSSEIFEADDDVEWTWDNAPETDFVVLLNNNRDVKFHRNISSGTAVVRGTQPMSDDQYFWEVKMISPVYGTDMMIGVGTSEADMSQVHDKFISLLGNDNKTWGLSYTGLFHHNGEARDYGTRFGQGSVIGVHLDMWNGTLSFYKNKKHLGIASRGLKGKTLYAMASSTAACSSMRILRSCSFPSSLQYLCCSRLREIIPDEKDVLKEITLPPGLKAFLENNLGWLLSSRYTETLVHHCMPSPKRRGHWAFGLDAVTEMWLDDSEDSLPSSSSANNNRGEANVVLVQNRPFVLCTCSGIRSSSSSTTSTGYSTGAVNTDSNCSCASNEKSPSQVTAFEPRILRAFDEIRKSETEQDQPIEMDDVHEDSGNPIESEAKRRRCSYNYAMGLSDPDSE, from the exons ATGTTTCGTACCCTCATTCAGGAAACATCTGCACCTAATTTAGGGCGCCATCGATCTTTGATTGAAGCTTTATTTGGGGTTAAAAATGATCATTCGAGTGAAATTTTCGAAGCTGACGATg atGTTGAATGGACATGGGATAATGCTCCAGAAACTGACTttgtagttttattaaataacaacCGAGAtgttaaatttcatagaaatatcaGTAGTGGTACTGCTGTTGTTCGAGGAACTCAACCCATGTCTGATGATCAGTACTTTTGGGAAGTGAAAATGATATCTCCAGTTTATGGAACTGACAtg aTGATAGGTGTTGGAACATCAGAAGCTGATATGTCTCAAgtgcatgacaagtttattagtcTCTTAGGAAATGACAATAAAACTTGGGGATTATCATATACCGGTTTATTTCATCATAATGGGGAAGCACGAGATTATGGCACTCGTTTTGGACAAGGGAGTGTTATTGGTGTTCATTTAGATATGTGGAATGGgactttatcattttataaaaacaaaaaacatttag GTATTGCTAGCAGAGGATTGAAGGGGAAAACTTTATATGCTATGGCATCTTCCACAGCAGCCTGCAGTAGCATGAGAATTCTTCGAAGTTGCTCTTTCCCATCTTCTCTTCAATACCTTTGCTGCAGCAGACTTCGAGAAATAATTCCTGATGAAAAAGACGTACTCAAAGAAATCACGCTTCCTCCTGGACTTAAAGCTTTCTTGGAAAACAATTTGGGATGGCTCCTCAGCTCCAGATACACCGAAACTCTTGTTCACCATTGCATGCCTTCTCCTAAGAGACGAGGACACTGGGCATTTGGTCTAGATGCAGTAACTGAGATGTGGCTTGATGACTCGGAAGATTCTCTTCCCAGTAGTTCTTCAGCTAATAATAATAGGGGCGAAGCAAATGTTGTTTTGGTTCAAAACAGACCTTTCGTTTTATGTACCTGTTCTGGAATTCGCAGTTCTTCATCATCAACAACTTCAACCGGATATTCTACTGGTGCTGTAAACACAGACAGCAACTGCAGTTGTGCCAGCAATGAGAAGTCTCCAAGTCAGGTTACTGCTTTTGAACCAAGAATTCTCAGAGCCTTTGATGAAATTAGGAAATCTGAAACTGAACAAGACCAACCTATAGAAATGGATGATGTTCATGAAGATAGTGGTAATCCAATTGAAAGTGAAGCCAAACGACGCCGTTGTTCGTATAATTATGCAATGGGATTATCTGATCCAGATAGTGAGTGA